One window of Bacillus sp. THAF10 genomic DNA carries:
- a CDS encoding HD-GYP domain-containing protein has translation MKISSNHIGKILKNDIYSISGNLLLKKGTVLNKNHVANLQNHDYYFDHDFLLDEPHHLSKEYFHHVKAMYETSVESFQSIFTTLENNSLPPLEDVHEMLSPIIDKLMDDPMFIRYIEQVKCYDNYTYTHSLNVGIYSSLIGKLQGLDKNNIRLLSQMGLFHDVGKLLIDKEIIQKPGRLTEKEWKEIQKHTTYGYELLRKNKSIDPHILQGALLHHERLDGSGYPTGIKHTKIPYLVQILSVADMYDALSSERSYRPKQNLFVTTKILIQEASFNRLNPAIVYPFVRYILSNHLREVVILNNGQLAEIIFIHADEPHLPIIKVDDHFIDLRKHKELEILDFAN, from the coding sequence ATGAAAATTTCCTCCAATCATATAGGGAAGATCTTGAAAAACGATATCTATTCGATTTCAGGGAATTTGTTATTAAAAAAGGGGACCGTCCTTAACAAAAATCATGTGGCAAATCTACAAAATCATGACTATTATTTTGACCATGACTTTTTATTGGACGAGCCTCATCACTTATCAAAAGAGTATTTTCACCATGTTAAAGCGATGTATGAAACAAGTGTGGAGTCCTTTCAGTCTATTTTCACCACTCTAGAAAACAACAGCTTGCCTCCTTTAGAGGATGTTCATGAGATGCTCTCCCCCATCATTGATAAGCTAATGGATGATCCCATGTTTATACGGTACATTGAGCAGGTGAAGTGTTATGACAATTACACGTATACGCACAGCTTAAATGTTGGCATTTATTCTTCCCTAATCGGTAAGTTGCAAGGACTAGATAAAAATAACATTCGTCTTCTTAGTCAAATGGGCTTGTTTCATGACGTTGGAAAGCTGCTTATTGATAAAGAAATTATTCAAAAGCCTGGGCGCTTAACGGAAAAAGAGTGGAAAGAAATTCAAAAGCATACTACCTATGGGTATGAATTACTTAGAAAAAATAAGTCCATTGATCCACATATTCTACAAGGGGCGCTCCTTCACCATGAGCGGCTAGACGGAAGCGGGTATCCTACTGGCATTAAGCATACGAAGATTCCGTATTTAGTACAAATCCTTTCTGTAGCGGATATGTATGATGCTCTATCCTCTGAAAGAAGCTATAGACCGAAGCAGAATTTATTTGTCACCACGAAAATCCTGATTCAAGAGGCCAGTTTTAATCGTTTGAACCCAGCGATCGTCTACCCGTTTGTTCGCTATATCCTATCTAATCACCTGCGTGAAGTGGTCATTTTGAACAACGGACAGCTTGCTGAAATTATTTTTATTCATGCAGATGAACCACACCTTCCAATTATTAAAGTGGACGACCATTTTATTGATCTACGAAAGCATAAGGAACTCGAGATTCTTGATTTTGCTAATTAA
- a CDS encoding carbon-nitrogen hydrolase family protein translates to MKFRASAVQYPLHTISSFEEFANSVIHYVKTAAEFDANFVLFPEFFTTQLISFPVEGRTQTIHDLPNYTESYRQLFSGIAIQTGMHIIGGTHIIEKEGKLYNAAHLFYPDGRIATQVKLHLTPTEVYEWGLTPGEDLQIFHTDYGTISLLTCYDIEFPEVVRMVKAMGADVVFCPSCTDDRHGFHRVRYSCHARTIENQIYVVTTGTIGSLPTVDFMRGNFGQAAIISPNDVPFPPGGLVAEGELNTDMIITGDLDLALLHKVRESGSVTTWRDRRSDLYPDWEKLVNGISTY, encoded by the coding sequence ATGAAGTTTCGTGCTTCGGCTGTGCAATATCCATTGCACACTATTTCCAGCTTTGAGGAGTTTGCTAATTCAGTGATTCATTATGTAAAGACGGCTGCTGAATTTGATGCGAATTTTGTGTTGTTTCCTGAATTTTTTACCACTCAACTTATCTCGTTTCCTGTTGAGGGGAGGACGCAGACCATTCATGATTTGCCAAACTACACCGAATCCTATCGCCAGCTTTTTAGTGGCATAGCTATACAAACGGGAATGCACATTATTGGCGGGACCCATATCATTGAAAAAGAAGGAAAGCTGTACAACGCGGCGCACCTGTTTTATCCAGATGGACGAATAGCGACTCAGGTGAAGCTGCACCTGACACCTACGGAGGTTTATGAGTGGGGACTGACTCCTGGTGAGGACCTGCAAATTTTCCACACGGATTACGGGACCATTTCGCTCTTAACTTGCTATGACATCGAGTTTCCGGAGGTTGTTCGAATGGTAAAGGCGATGGGAGCTGATGTGGTATTCTGTCCATCTTGTACCGATGACCGCCACGGGTTCCATCGCGTGCGCTATTCCTGTCATGCGCGCACCATTGAAAACCAAATTTATGTGGTCACAACCGGAACGATTGGCTCCTTGCCAACGGTTGATTTCATGCGTGGAAACTTCGGGCAGGCTGCGATTATTTCTCCAAATGATGTGCCATTTCCACCAGGAGGACTTGTTGCAGAAGGGGAACTCAACACCGACATGATCATCACTGGTGACCTGGACCTAGCGCTACTTCACAAGGTGCGTGAAAGTGGTTCGGTAACCACATGGAGAGATCGACGCTCTGATTTGTATCCCGATTGGGAGAAGCTTGTGAACGGAATCTCCACATATTAA
- a CDS encoding sucrose-specific PTS transporter subunit IIBC, protein MNYKQIAEDLLPLLGGKENVISATHCATRLRLVLKDDEVASANREQLEELDGVKGAFASSGQFQVIFGTGIVNKVYAEFAQASGLNDQTSEQVDHQAAAKKKLNPFARFARTLSNIFVPIIPAIVASGLLMGLLGMVTTFGWVENDSALVVMLNMFSSAAFIILPILLGFSAAKEFGGNSYLGAVIGGIMTHPELLNPWGLADAKPETMDFYGLDVALLGYQGTVVPVLLAVYVMSLIEKTIRKMVPAAIDLLVTPFVTVILTGFITLLAIGPLGNGIGSGITVVLNFIYENGSVLAGLIFGGLYSLIVITGVHHSFHAIEAGLLADLGINYLLPIWSMANVAQGGAGLAVYFLAKRAKTKEIALPAALSAFLGITEPVIFGVNLRYRKPFIGAAIGGALGGAYVVLTNVVANAYGLTGIPMIAILVEFGTMNIVNYLIGFAIAVISAFVATWLLGISEEKPAERSDASK, encoded by the coding sequence ATGAACTATAAACAAATTGCAGAAGACTTACTCCCGCTTTTAGGCGGAAAAGAAAATGTTATAAGTGCCACACACTGTGCAACTCGGCTGCGTCTTGTGCTTAAAGACGATGAAGTAGCATCCGCAAACAGAGAACAGCTGGAAGAGTTAGACGGAGTGAAAGGAGCGTTTGCAAGCTCGGGTCAGTTTCAGGTTATTTTCGGAACTGGGATTGTCAATAAAGTGTATGCAGAATTTGCTCAAGCTTCCGGGCTGAACGACCAAACTTCCGAACAGGTAGATCACCAAGCGGCAGCAAAAAAGAAATTAAATCCGTTTGCCCGCTTTGCCAGAACGTTATCTAATATTTTCGTGCCTATCATTCCTGCCATTGTCGCAAGTGGACTTTTGATGGGACTCCTTGGCATGGTAACGACCTTTGGCTGGGTAGAAAATGATAGTGCACTTGTTGTGATGCTGAATATGTTTAGTAGTGCTGCATTTATCATCCTTCCGATTTTACTCGGGTTTAGTGCAGCGAAGGAATTCGGCGGCAATTCCTATCTTGGTGCAGTAATTGGGGGCATCATGACCCACCCAGAACTTTTAAATCCGTGGGGTCTGGCGGATGCCAAGCCCGAAACGATGGACTTTTATGGGTTAGACGTGGCGCTATTAGGCTATCAGGGGACGGTTGTTCCTGTTTTGCTCGCTGTTTATGTTATGAGCTTGATAGAAAAAACCATACGTAAAATGGTGCCCGCTGCAATTGATTTGCTTGTCACTCCTTTTGTGACGGTGATTTTGACTGGTTTCATTACGTTGCTTGCGATTGGTCCTTTAGGAAATGGGATAGGATCTGGCATTACCGTTGTGCTAAATTTTATTTATGAAAATGGAAGTGTGCTTGCTGGGTTGATTTTTGGAGGCTTGTATTCACTCATTGTGATTACTGGGGTCCATCATAGCTTTCATGCCATTGAAGCAGGGCTGCTTGCCGATTTAGGGATTAATTATTTGCTTCCAATCTGGTCGATGGCTAATGTGGCTCAAGGCGGAGCTGGTCTTGCGGTTTATTTTTTAGCGAAACGTGCGAAGACAAAGGAAATTGCACTTCCGGCTGCCTTGTCAGCCTTCCTTGGAATAACAGAGCCAGTGATTTTCGGTGTAAACTTAAGATATCGTAAGCCATTTATCGGAGCGGCCATCGGCGGAGCGCTTGGCGGGGCATACGTTGTTTTAACAAATGTCGTAGCCAATGCTTACGGGTTAACAGGTATTCCGATGATTGCGATCCTCGTTGAATTTGGAACCATGAATATTGTGAATTATTTAATCGGATTTGCCATTGCGGTTATCTCAGCATTTGTGGCGACGTGGCTGCTAGGTATTAGCGAAGAAAAACCGGCAGAACGCTCGGATGCTAGCAAATAA
- a CDS encoding PTS glucose transporter subunit IIA: MSFFKKLFGKEEVKTEETLVAPITGKIVPLEEVPDPVFAQKMMGDGIAIEPTEGTVVSPVKGEIIQFFPTKHAIGIKSETGVEVLIHVGLETVSMKGEGFEGLVEVGDKVEVGTPLLTFDIALIKEKAKSIVTPVILTNGDVMESVTKHAGESAVKGETTLIDWKVKA; this comes from the coding sequence ATGTCATTTTTTAAAAAGCTTTTTGGTAAAGAAGAAGTGAAAACAGAGGAAACCTTGGTCGCACCGATTACCGGTAAAATTGTTCCACTAGAAGAGGTGCCAGACCCGGTTTTTGCTCAAAAAATGATGGGCGACGGCATTGCCATTGAGCCAACAGAAGGAACGGTAGTATCGCCTGTAAAGGGTGAAATCATTCAGTTCTTCCCAACAAAACATGCCATTGGTATTAAATCAGAAACAGGTGTTGAGGTGCTTATTCATGTTGGACTAGAAACAGTCAGCATGAAGGGAGAAGGCTTTGAAGGACTTGTGGAAGTAGGCGACAAGGTGGAGGTTGGCACACCGCTATTAACCTTCGACATTGCCCTTATAAAAGAAAAAGCAAAAAGCATTGTGACGCCAGTAATCCTTACGAACGGAGATGTAATGGAAAGCGTGACAAAGCATGCTGGAGAGTCTGCGGTCAAAGGCGAAACCACACTTATCGACTGGAAGGTTAAGGCGTAA
- a CDS encoding HAD family hydrolase, producing MVKCIAIDMDGTLLNHNHVVSEENADAIKLAQKNGVEVVIATGRSYLEAKDVLHEAGIQTPIICVNGAEARNVQGDVVSTNTLENQQVKQIAEILEKHDVYYELYTGSGTYSKDYDKAIATIVDIFMSVNQNNNYEEVLKAAKERMDEGNLKLVDSFDQVLEDKNTTVYKLLAFSLDKDNREAARAELENLSFVAVSSSGKDNLEITSIDAQKGIALTHFTGERGISMSDTMAIGDNYNDVSMFERVGRAVAMGNAPDGVKATAHLETETNINSGVAKAIMEVLASTEYQAT from the coding sequence TTGGTAAAATGTATTGCAATCGATATGGACGGAACATTATTAAACCATAATCATGTGGTGAGTGAAGAAAATGCAGATGCCATAAAGCTAGCGCAAAAAAATGGTGTAGAGGTAGTTATTGCCACGGGACGCTCCTATTTGGAGGCGAAGGATGTGCTGCATGAAGCAGGCATTCAAACACCAATCATTTGTGTAAATGGTGCAGAAGCAAGGAATGTACAGGGAGATGTAGTTTCTACAAACACTTTAGAAAATCAACAGGTGAAGCAAATTGCGGAGATTTTGGAAAAGCATGATGTTTATTATGAGCTTTACACGGGATCTGGTACGTATTCCAAGGACTATGATAAAGCCATCGCCACGATTGTAGATATTTTCATGTCGGTAAACCAAAACAACAACTATGAGGAAGTCTTAAAAGCAGCAAAGGAACGAATGGACGAAGGAAATTTGAAGCTTGTGGACAGCTTTGATCAAGTTTTAGAGGACAAAAACACAACGGTATATAAGCTGCTTGCCTTCTCCCTTGATAAAGACAATCGTGAAGCAGCCCGAGCAGAGCTAGAAAATCTTAGCTTCGTTGCAGTGAGTTCTTCTGGTAAAGACAACTTGGAAATTACAAGTATCGATGCTCAAAAAGGAATCGCATTAACACACTTCACAGGTGAAAGAGGAATTTCGATGTCCGATACGATGGCCATTGGGGACAACTACAACGATGTTTCCATGTTTGAACGAGTGGGCCGTGCTGTCGCAATGGGCAATGCCCCAGACGGTGTAAAAGCCACAGCCCATCTAGAAACGGAGACCAACATTAATAGCGGCGTTGCCAAAGCGATTATGGAAGTTCTAGCATCAACAGAGTACCAGGCTACCTGA
- a CDS encoding aminoimidazole riboside kinase has translation MKRGIISLGEALIDFIPLDQENVTYQKSPGGAPANVAVGVARLDLPSTFIGKVGDDVLGRFLATTLESYGVNTDSLILTKDTRTGVVFVTLEDGERSFDFYIDPSADRFLEEKDIRPELIEQHRILHFGSISLISEPARSATKKAVALAKEKGVLVSYDPNLRLGLWETEEAARTQIISMLPYADVLKLSEEELAFITGEEEISSGVEALAKYDISLIFVTLGAEGSYVFTKEGNEHVPARKVKAVDTTGAGDAFVSAMLYMVHEYEKNLSDITVTDAVQMARFASVSGSLAASEKGAMTALPTLEQVQSILER, from the coding sequence ATGAAAAGAGGCATTATTTCATTAGGAGAAGCACTAATCGATTTTATTCCGTTAGATCAAGAGAATGTAACCTATCAAAAAAGTCCTGGAGGCGCACCGGCAAATGTAGCAGTTGGCGTGGCCAGGCTTGACCTACCATCGACCTTTATTGGAAAAGTGGGAGACGATGTGCTTGGTAGGTTTCTTGCTACAACCCTAGAGAGTTATGGTGTGAATACAGATTCTCTCATTCTAACAAAGGATACCCGCACCGGTGTGGTATTTGTCACACTAGAGGATGGAGAGCGTAGCTTTGATTTTTATATAGATCCTAGTGCAGACAGATTCCTAGAGGAAAAAGACATTAGGCCAGAACTTATTGAGCAGCACCGAATTCTTCATTTTGGCTCCATTTCCCTTATAAGCGAGCCAGCTAGAAGTGCAACGAAAAAGGCCGTAGCACTTGCGAAAGAAAAAGGAGTCCTCGTCTCCTATGACCCGAACCTTCGCCTTGGGCTTTGGGAAACGGAAGAGGCTGCCCGTACGCAAATCATCTCCATGCTACCTTACGCAGATGTGCTAAAGCTATCAGAGGAAGAGCTTGCTTTTATTACTGGAGAAGAAGAGATTTCTAGTGGTGTAGAGGCGCTCGCTAAATATGATATTTCTTTAATTTTTGTGACCTTAGGAGCAGAAGGAAGCTATGTGTTTACTAAAGAGGGTAACGAGCATGTTCCTGCCCGCAAAGTAAAGGCTGTGGACACTACAGGTGCAGGGGATGCCTTTGTGTCTGCGATGTTGTATATGGTACATGAATATGAAAAAAACCTTTCGGACATCACGGTGACAGATGCTGTTCAGATGGCTAGATTTGCTAGTGTTTCCGGCTCCCTTGCTGCTTCAGAAAAAGGAGCCATGACGGCATTGCCAACGCTAGAGCAAGTTCAATCCATTCTGGAAAGATAA
- a CDS encoding sucrose-6-phosphate hydrolase, whose product MTEKEQELIRQAEEQVKSHQTIVESDPYRLHFHLMPPVGLLNDPNGFIQWNGSYHLFYQWMPFKTGHGAKFWGHYSSEDLATWKHEPIALAPSEAYEKNGCYSGSAVEHNGQMVLFYTGNVKDAKGNRETYQCMAVSNDGNTFQKLGPVVELPRDYTAHFRDPKVWKRDDYWYMVVGAQSKERKGQVALLVSTDLTKWEHVGPIAGSNLNGLGDFGYMWECPDMFSLGGVDVLVVSPQGLSKEGWKYQNVYQAGYFIGSLDYEDVRFTHGEFVELDRGFEFYAPQTTVDTNGRRLMVGWMGVPEQHEDKHPTIRHHWIHALTLPRELTFQNGRLLQNPVAELEHLRKGEATVHRNIALSPNQLELSGVHGEVLEMELEFAPSLDWFLLSISDTAKVTYSKEEEMIHLHRLSFVDGSWEKRSCALSSLSSMRIFKDTSSLELFINQGEEVFTARIFPPLTSKQSIVFSGGGEIVNLKKWELAYAIKE is encoded by the coding sequence ATGACAGAAAAAGAACAGGAACTTATACGGCAAGCAGAGGAGCAAGTGAAAAGCCATCAAACAATAGTGGAAAGTGATCCTTACCGATTGCACTTTCACTTAATGCCACCTGTTGGCTTGTTAAATGATCCAAATGGTTTCATTCAGTGGAATGGAAGCTATCATCTGTTTTATCAATGGATGCCGTTTAAGACAGGGCATGGCGCAAAGTTTTGGGGACATTATTCCTCAGAGGATTTGGCAACCTGGAAGCATGAACCGATTGCGCTTGCACCAAGTGAAGCGTATGAGAAAAATGGCTGCTATTCCGGGAGCGCTGTGGAACATAACGGGCAAATGGTTCTTTTTTATACAGGAAATGTGAAGGATGCCAAAGGGAACCGCGAAACGTATCAGTGTATGGCGGTGTCAAACGACGGAAACACCTTTCAGAAGCTTGGACCAGTTGTGGAGCTTCCTCGTGATTATACCGCTCATTTTCGTGATCCAAAGGTGTGGAAGCGTGATGATTATTGGTACATGGTTGTGGGAGCACAAAGCAAGGAGCGAAAAGGACAGGTAGCCTTGCTTGTATCCACTGATTTAACAAAGTGGGAGCATGTAGGGCCAATCGCTGGTTCGAACCTGAATGGTCTTGGTGACTTTGGCTATATGTGGGAGTGTCCGGATATGTTTTCTCTAGGTGGGGTGGATGTTTTGGTGGTATCGCCGCAAGGTCTTTCTAAAGAGGGCTGGAAGTACCAAAATGTCTACCAGGCTGGTTATTTTATCGGAAGCTTAGATTATGAGGATGTTCGTTTTACCCATGGCGAGTTTGTAGAGCTTGATCGGGGCTTTGAATTTTATGCCCCACAAACAACAGTGGATACGAATGGACGCAGATTGATGGTTGGCTGGATGGGGGTGCCGGAGCAACATGAGGACAAGCATCCGACCATAAGGCACCATTGGATTCATGCCTTAACGCTTCCTCGTGAGCTAACCTTTCAAAACGGACGCCTTCTACAAAATCCAGTTGCAGAGTTAGAGCATCTCCGAAAAGGGGAAGCGACGGTGCATAGAAACATTGCTCTATCACCTAACCAACTGGAGCTAAGCGGGGTACATGGCGAAGTGCTAGAGATGGAGCTGGAATTTGCTCCGAGCTTAGACTGGTTTTTGCTAAGCATCTCTGATACGGCAAAAGTTACGTATAGTAAAGAGGAAGAAATGATACATCTTCACAGGCTAAGTTTTGTTGATGGAAGCTGGGAAAAACGAAGCTGTGCCCTTTCGTCCTTATCCTCCATGAGAATTTTTAAGGACACATCCTCTCTCGAACTGTTTATCAATCAAGGGGAAGAAGTATTTACCGCCAGAATCTTTCCTCCTTTAACGTCCAAACAGAGCATTGTTTTTTCAGGCGGTGGAGAAATCGTAAATCTCAAAAAATGGGAGCTTGCATACGCAATAAAAGAATGA
- a CDS encoding PRD domain-containing protein produces MKISKILNNNAVVVKDDAQEKIVMGLGVGFQKRKNDLVDRGKIEKIFVMKEESDKFQELLSTLPVEHIDVAEDIISYAEGKLMVPLSNHIHISLTDHLSFAIERLEKGYTIQNKLLNEIKVLYKPEFEIGLWAQQHIKDKLGVMIPDDEVGHIALHLHTAKMGSKSMENTMQLATIIREAIEIMEKDFDMEIGENSVNYQRLLTHLRFAINRVEEGEPFHSMDPDMLQLLREKFAVSFQTAQKIADYLEEEYKIHFPLSEVGYISLHIQRLTEK; encoded by the coding sequence GTGAAGATAAGTAAAATACTGAACAATAACGCGGTAGTGGTAAAAGACGACGCGCAAGAAAAAATTGTGATGGGACTTGGAGTAGGCTTCCAAAAGCGCAAGAATGACCTTGTGGACCGAGGCAAAATTGAAAAAATCTTTGTCATGAAAGAGGAAAGCGACAAATTTCAAGAGCTCTTGTCGACCCTTCCTGTTGAGCATATTGATGTGGCAGAGGACATTATCAGCTACGCTGAGGGAAAGCTGATGGTACCACTTAGCAACCATATTCATATATCGCTAACAGACCATCTTTCTTTTGCCATCGAACGGTTAGAAAAGGGCTACACCATCCAAAATAAGCTGCTAAACGAAATTAAGGTGCTATATAAGCCGGAGTTCGAAATTGGCTTGTGGGCACAGCAACATATTAAAGACAAGCTAGGCGTTATGATTCCTGATGATGAAGTCGGGCATATTGCGTTGCATCTTCATACCGCTAAAATGGGCAGCAAAAGCATGGAAAATACGATGCAGCTCGCGACCATCATTCGTGAGGCCATTGAGATTATGGAAAAAGACTTTGACATGGAAATAGGCGAGAACTCTGTCAATTATCAGCGACTCCTTACGCATCTCCGTTTTGCCATCAACAGAGTCGAAGAGGGAGAGCCCTTTCATTCCATGGACCCCGACATGCTTCAGCTGTTGCGGGAAAAGTTTGCCGTTTCGTTTCAAACAGCCCAGAAAATTGCGGACTATCTTGAAGAGGAATACAAGATCCATTTTCCGCTATCTGAGGTGGGATATATCAGCCTCCACATCCAGCGCTTAACGGAAAAATAG
- a CDS encoding YjiH family protein, which yields MFPVKYNGDITIPIAILSEFLGNLLGDSIPYIMTAIITITAVATLITKLAQPSFAKRESFFNSLLNVSIFWTVVRVLAMVLAIMTLFKLGPEAVWNEYTGGLLLFDLLPILLTVFFFAGLFLPLLLNFGLLELFGALLTKLMRPVFKLPGRSSIDALASWLGDGTIGVLLTSKQYEEGFYTKREAAVIGTTFSVVSITFSLVVISQVKLGNMFVPFYITVAVAGLVAAIIMPRIPPLSRKPDTYYNGEEQSDKELIPSGYSPLKWGYKQAVERASQNKSVGAFFRDGFRNVLDMWMGVAPIVMAFGTIALILAEFTPLFTWLGMPFIPLLQLLQIPDAQLASESMIVGFADMFLPSVLATDIPSELTRFVIAAVSVTQLIYLSEVGGVILGSKVPVSLWELFVIFILRTLITLPVIALMAHLFFF from the coding sequence ATGTTTCCGGTGAAGTATAATGGCGACATTACTATCCCGATTGCTATTCTTTCTGAATTTCTCGGAAACTTGCTCGGTGACAGCATTCCCTATATTATGACCGCCATTATTACCATCACTGCAGTTGCCACCCTTATTACAAAGTTGGCACAGCCATCCTTTGCAAAACGAGAGAGCTTTTTCAACTCACTACTAAATGTTTCTATTTTCTGGACTGTTGTAAGAGTGCTTGCGATGGTACTTGCGATTATGACCTTGTTTAAATTAGGTCCTGAGGCAGTATGGAACGAATATACTGGTGGACTTTTATTATTTGATCTACTTCCAATCCTTCTTACCGTTTTCTTTTTTGCAGGATTATTTTTACCATTGCTCTTAAACTTTGGTCTATTAGAGCTTTTCGGAGCACTGCTTACAAAGCTTATGCGACCAGTTTTCAAGCTACCTGGACGCTCCTCCATCGATGCACTTGCATCTTGGTTGGGAGACGGAACAATTGGAGTTTTGTTAACAAGTAAGCAATATGAGGAAGGCTTTTATACGAAACGGGAAGCTGCCGTAATCGGGACAACCTTTTCTGTTGTTTCCATCACCTTTAGTCTTGTTGTTATTTCTCAAGTGAAATTAGGAAACATGTTTGTACCGTTCTATATTACTGTCGCAGTGGCAGGATTAGTCGCAGCCATTATCATGCCTAGAATTCCGCCTTTATCCAGAAAGCCTGATACTTACTACAACGGGGAAGAACAGAGTGATAAAGAACTAATTCCATCTGGCTACTCTCCACTAAAATGGGGGTATAAACAAGCGGTAGAACGCGCTTCTCAAAATAAAAGTGTTGGAGCGTTCTTCCGTGATGGCTTCCGCAACGTCCTTGATATGTGGATGGGTGTAGCGCCAATCGTGATGGCATTTGGAACTATCGCATTAATTTTAGCGGAATTCACTCCGCTATTCACATGGCTTGGGATGCCGTTTATTCCTCTATTACAGCTTCTACAAATACCAGATGCCCAATTAGCATCTGAATCGATGATTGTTGGTTTTGCGGATATGTTCCTGCCATCTGTACTGGCAACAGACATTCCAAGTGAACTGACACGCTTTGTAATTGCAGCAGTGTCCGTCACTCAGCTTATTTATCTTTCTGAGGTAGGTGGGGTTATTTTAGGATCGAAAGTACCTGTATCACTATGGGAGCTTTTTGTTATCTTTATTTTACGTACCCTCATCACGCTGCCAGTTATCGCATTAATGGCACATTTATTCTTCTTTTAA
- a CDS encoding RimK family alpha-L-glutamate ligase, with amino-acid sequence MKKIYIIHENREWTTHLTNRLEELGLPYEEWHLNEGIVPLTEAPPEGIFYNRMSASSHTRNHRFAPELTGAVLSWLEFHDRKVWNGSRALQLELSKVNQYTALEKAGVKTPKTIAAVGKENILDAAKRIGTTSFITKHNRAGKGLGVQLFHSTAALEEYLQGPNFEEPVDGITLIQEYIEAPEPYITRCEFIGGKFVYAVQVDTSEGFELCPADACQIGDLFCPVGEEVEEKPKFQIIDRFNDPILEKYEQFLQDNDIQVAGIEFIRNKNGEIFTYDVNTNTNYNADAEKAAGRFGMLELATLLGHELVKVSEKTLHPQK; translated from the coding sequence GTGAAGAAGATTTATATTATTCATGAAAATAGAGAATGGACCACTCACCTTACCAATCGCTTGGAGGAGCTTGGACTACCCTATGAAGAGTGGCATTTGAATGAGGGGATCGTGCCTTTGACAGAGGCACCACCAGAAGGGATTTTTTATAACCGGATGAGTGCTTCCTCGCACACGAGAAACCATCGTTTTGCTCCGGAACTGACTGGTGCGGTATTAAGCTGGTTGGAATTCCATGATAGAAAAGTTTGGAATGGCAGCAGGGCACTACAATTAGAATTAAGTAAAGTGAATCAATATACTGCACTTGAAAAAGCTGGGGTGAAAACACCGAAAACGATTGCGGCAGTTGGAAAGGAAAACATTCTAGATGCGGCAAAGAGAATTGGCACAACCTCCTTTATCACGAAGCATAATCGCGCAGGAAAAGGGCTTGGGGTGCAATTATTCCATTCCACAGCTGCCTTAGAAGAATACCTTCAAGGTCCGAATTTTGAAGAGCCTGTGGACGGGATTACCCTCATTCAGGAATACATCGAGGCCCCAGAGCCGTATATCACGCGCTGTGAGTTTATTGGTGGGAAATTTGTCTATGCAGTACAGGTGGATACGTCTGAAGGCTTTGAGCTGTGCCCAGCAGATGCTTGCCAAATCGGAGATCTCTTTTGCCCAGTTGGAGAAGAGGTCGAGGAAAAACCAAAGTTCCAAATTATTGATCGCTTTAACGATCCAATCCTTGAAAAATATGAACAGTTTTTGCAAGACAATGACATCCAAGTGGCGGGCATTGAATTTATCCGTAACAAAAACGGTGAGATTTTCACCTATGACGTGAACACCAACACAAACTACAATGCAGATGCAGAAAAAGCTGCCGGAAGATTCGGTATGCTCGAGCTTGCGACACTGTTAGGTCACGAGCTAGTAAAGGTTAGCGAAAAAACGCTACACCCTCAAAAGTAA